In Cheilinus undulatus linkage group 16, ASM1832078v1, whole genome shotgun sequence, one DNA window encodes the following:
- the cfap20 gene encoding cilia- and flagella-associated protein 20 — translation MFKNTFQSGFLSILYSIGSKPLQIWDKKVRNGHIKRVTDNDIHSQVLEVEGANVSTTYITCPADPKKTLGIKLPFLVMIIKNLKKYFTFEVQVLDDKNVRRRFRASNYQSMTRVKPFICTMPMRLDDGWNQIQFNLSDFTRRAYGTNYAETLRVQIHANCRIRRVYFSDRLYSEDELPAEFKLYLPVQNQKAKQ, via the exons atgtttaaaaacacattccAGAGCGGGTTCTTGTCTATTTTATACAGCATCGGCAGTAAACCTCTTCAGATATGGGATAAAAAG gtgaGGAATGGACACATCAAGAGAGTCACAGACAATGACATCCACTCACAAGTGTTGGAGGTTGAGGGGGCAAACGTCAG CACTACTTATATAACATGCCCTGCAGACCCAAAGAAGACGCTGGGCATCAAGCTACCTTTCCTTGTTATGATCATTAAGAACCTCAAGAAGTATTTCACCTTTGAAGTCCAG GTGTTAGACGATAAAAATGTCCGCAGGCGGTTTCGAGCAAGTAACTATCAAAGCATGACTCGTGTGAAGCCATTTATCTGCACCATGCCTATGAGGCTGGATGATGGCTGGAACCAGATCCAGTTTAATCTGTCTGACTTCACCAGGAGGGCCTATGGAACCAATTACGCCGAGACGCTGCGTGTGCAG ATCCACGCTAACTGTCGAATACGGAGAGTGTATTTCTCAGACAGACTATACTCTGAGGATGAGCTCCCAGCAGAGTTTAAACTCTACTTGCCTGTCCAGAACCAAAAAGCAAAG CAGTAG